In Cellvibrio polysaccharolyticus, a genomic segment contains:
- the rpsK gene encoding 30S ribosomal protein S11 → MAKPGNKTATKKKVKKTVVDGVAHIHASFNNTIVTITDRQGNTLSWATSGGSGFRGSRKSTPFAAQVAAERAGEAAKEYGLKNLDVEVKGPGPGRESAVRALNNVGYKITNITDVTPIPHNGCRPPKKRRV, encoded by the coding sequence ATGGCGAAGCCAGGTAATAAAACCGCAACGAAAAAGAAAGTCAAAAAGACGGTGGTTGATGGGGTTGCCCACATCCATGCTTCTTTTAACAACACGATTGTCACTATCACAGACCGTCAGGGTAACACCCTGAGCTGGGCTACCTCCGGTGGTTCAGGTTTCCGTGGCTCTCGTAAATCTACCCCGTTTGCAGCGCAGGTTGCTGCTGAACGTGCCGGTGAAGCCGCTAAAGAATACGGCTTGAAAAACCTCGACGTTGAAGTGAAGGGCCCAGGCCCGGGTCGCGAATCTGCTGTTCGCGCTCTGAACAATGTTGGTTACAAAATTACCAACATCACTGACGTTACGCCGATTCCTCACAACGGCTGTCGTCCGCCGAAGAAACGTCGCGTTTAA
- the ssb gene encoding single-stranded DNA-binding protein, translating to MARGINKVILVGNVGQDPEVKYMPSGGAVTNISIATSESWKDKNTGQPQERTEWHRVVFFGKLAEIAGEYLRKGSQVYIEGALRTRKWQAQDGTDRYSTEIVVDVTGTMQMLGGRNEGGNAGAGFGGDNGGYNQQPQQRPAAPAPGGQGGYAQQPPQQGGYNNQGAGNNFNQNNSNPNNNFNQGGFNQQPSNPQNNPSQSPAGFDSFDDDIPF from the coding sequence ATGGCTCGAGGTATTAATAAAGTAATTCTGGTTGGCAACGTCGGGCAAGACCCGGAAGTTAAATACATGCCTTCCGGCGGTGCAGTCACCAACATCAGCATTGCCACCTCTGAAAGCTGGAAAGACAAAAACACCGGCCAACCGCAAGAGCGTACCGAATGGCACCGTGTTGTATTCTTTGGCAAGCTGGCAGAAATTGCCGGTGAATACCTGCGTAAAGGTTCACAGGTTTATATTGAAGGCGCACTGCGCACCCGTAAATGGCAAGCGCAGGACGGCACCGATCGTTATTCCACAGAGATTGTTGTTGATGTTACCGGCACCATGCAAATGCTCGGTGGCCGCAATGAAGGCGGCAACGCCGGCGCCGGGTTTGGTGGCGACAATGGCGGCTACAACCAGCAACCACAACAACGCCCGGCTGCACCGGCGCCAGGCGGACAGGGCGGTTACGCCCAGCAGCCACCACAACAAGGTGGCTACAACAACCAGGGCGCTGGTAACAACTTTAACCAGAACAACAGCAACCCCAACAACAATTTCAACCAGGGCGGCTTCAACCAGCAGCCATCCAACCCTCAAAACAACCCGTCACAATCGCCAGCCGGTTTTGACAGTTTTGATGATGATATCCCGTTTTAA
- a CDS encoding lactonase family protein has translation MIDVSCKLKLFRPGAKRYARLFSGAGVYAAVLFLLLLNPAAFAKTIIYIANADSQDIAVFQLNNDTDEPLLLQRYAVKGTVMPMALSPDNRRLYVAIRSEPYRLLVLDIDPANGRLSPKAVTPLVDSMANISVDSSGRYLFAASYGGNKISVHSLNDAGIPEVPPRIFATGKHPHQITADSRNRFVYLSVLGEDRLDFFRFSSLVSGKAQATETRLAATFPQGAGPRHFVASADEKYWYVIGELDARIHVLKRNPISGKSSHLENHALLGAGSATKPWAADIHLTPDGNFLYASERTSGEMSGFRLNKKSGRITPIGKWKTETQPRAFQISPDGRHLVVVGQKSDHASIYSINAETGELEAVQRIAAGQNPSWIEIIRLHDID, from the coding sequence GTGATTGATGTGTCTTGTAAATTGAAGCTCTTCAGGCCGGGTGCGAAACGCTATGCCCGGTTATTTTCTGGCGCAGGCGTTTATGCGGCTGTCTTGTTTTTGTTATTGCTCAACCCGGCAGCTTTCGCAAAAACAATAATTTATATCGCAAATGCCGACTCGCAAGATATCGCTGTTTTTCAATTGAATAACGACACTGATGAGCCGCTGTTATTGCAGCGTTATGCTGTAAAAGGCACCGTTATGCCAATGGCATTGTCACCAGATAATCGCCGCTTATACGTCGCGATTCGTTCAGAACCTTATCGCTTGCTGGTTCTCGATATTGACCCTGCCAATGGGCGTTTATCGCCAAAAGCGGTTACGCCATTGGTCGACAGCATGGCAAATATTTCTGTTGATTCGAGCGGGCGTTATCTTTTTGCGGCTTCTTACGGCGGTAACAAAATCAGTGTTCACTCGTTAAATGATGCGGGTATTCCGGAAGTTCCTCCCCGCATTTTTGCAACAGGCAAACATCCGCATCAAATTACGGCAGACAGCCGCAATCGGTTTGTTTATCTGTCGGTGCTGGGCGAAGACCGGCTGGATTTTTTTCGTTTCAGTTCACTCGTTTCCGGTAAAGCGCAGGCAACAGAAACCCGTCTCGCTGCGACTTTTCCACAGGGTGCTGGCCCACGACATTTTGTGGCATCGGCTGACGAAAAGTACTGGTATGTAATTGGCGAGCTGGATGCCCGCATTCATGTGCTCAAACGCAACCCCATCAGCGGCAAAAGCTCGCACCTGGAAAATCATGCTCTGTTGGGGGCTGGTTCGGCCACAAAGCCCTGGGCTGCCGATATTCATCTAACACCGGACGGAAATTTTCTCTACGCCAGCGAGCGCACGAGCGGTGAAATGTCCGGCTTTCGGCTGAACAAAAAAAGCGGGCGCATAACACCGATAGGAAAATGGAAAACCGAAACGCAGCCTCGTGCATTTCAAATATCCCCGGACGGCCGCCACCTTGTAGTTGTGGGGCAAAAATCTGATCACGCCAGTATTTACAGCATTAATGCAGAAACTGGCGAGCTTGAAGCAGTGCAACGTATTGCTGCCGGACAAAATCCTTCATGGATTGAAATTATCAGGTTGCACGACATCGATTAG
- the rplQ gene encoding 50S ribosomal protein L17 — MRHRLSGRQLNRNASHRKAMFRNMSASLVEHELIKTTLPKAKELRRVIEPLITLAKVDSVANRRLAFARLQSKEAVGKLFSNLGPRYQGRPGGYVRILKCGFRSGDKAPMAYVELVDRPARAVETAVEAE, encoded by the coding sequence ATGCGTCATCGTCTTAGCGGTCGTCAACTTAACCGTAACGCTTCTCATCGTAAAGCTATGTTCCGCAACATGTCTGCGTCACTGGTTGAGCATGAGTTGATCAAAACCACTTTGCCAAAAGCTAAAGAGCTGCGTCGTGTTATCGAGCCGCTGATTACTCTGGCTAAAGTTGATAGCGTTGCAAACCGTCGTCTGGCTTTTGCTCGTCTGCAAAGCAAAGAAGCGGTAGGTAAGTTGTTCAGCAACCTCGGTCCTCGTTACCAGGGTCGCCCAGGTGGTTATGTGCGTATTCTTAAGTGCGGTTTCCGTTCTGGCGATAAGGCTCCTATGGCCTACGTTGAACTGGTAGATCGTCCTGCTCGTGCGGTTGAAACTGCAGTAGAAGCTGAATAA
- the rpsM gene encoding 30S ribosomal protein S13, producing MARIAGVNIPDNKHAVISLTYVYGIGRTTAKQICAAAGISEDTKIGSLSEEQMDTVRNEVAKFTVEGDLRRVISMNIKRLMDLGCYRGLRHRRSLPLRGQRTKTNARTRKGPRKPIKK from the coding sequence ATGGCCCGTATTGCTGGTGTAAACATACCAGATAACAAACACGCGGTTATCTCTCTGACTTATGTCTACGGGATTGGCCGTACTACAGCGAAGCAAATCTGTGCCGCCGCTGGTATCTCTGAAGATACCAAAATTGGTTCTCTCTCTGAAGAACAAATGGACACAGTACGTAACGAAGTAGCCAAGTTCACCGTTGAGGGTGACTTGCGCCGTGTTATATCTATGAACATTAAACGCCTGATGGATCTGGGTTGCTACCGTGGCCTTCGTCATCGTCGCAGCTTGCCGCTCCGTGGTCAGCGTACTAAAACCAACGCTCGTACCCGCAAAGGTCCGCGTAAGCCAATTAAGAAATAA
- the rpmJ gene encoding 50S ribosomal protein L36 — protein sequence MKVRASVKKICRNCKMVRRNGVLRVICNVEPRHKQRQG from the coding sequence ATGAAAGTTCGTGCTTCTGTTAAAAAGATTTGTCGCAATTGCAAAATGGTGCGTCGTAATGGTGTTCTGCGTGTTATCTGTAACGTAGAGCCGCGCCACAAGCAGCGTCAGGGCTAA
- a CDS encoding MFS transporter, producing the protein MVSSTAPFERRVVFSLASLYAFRMLGLFMLLPVLALYGQDYQHANAFLLGLAMGAYGFSNALLQIPFGVLSDRVGRKPVILAGLLIFAAGSVVAAMADSVYELIAGRFLQGCGAISAAVMALMIDLTSEEKRTRAMATIGASIGVSFSVALVLGPLLASRWGMASIFWLTALLGLVGIYILYRVIPAVQQPAANRRDAGAVLPLLWSTLKQVDLARLNVGIFVLHFVLMASFLVLPLLLEHELEIARDNLWMVYFPLLVGAFIAMLPFIIVAEKKRRMKPVFLLAIALLAAMELLLMLAPDWHFVILPGLFLFFMAFNLLEATLPSWVSKVAPAGAKGTATGIYSSFQFLGAFLGGAAGGAVLHHYGVLAVLLMCALLVLLWFVVALFMAPPRYLASILIPLHGRNGEALAAQLRQVDGVEEVLIITSDQTAWLKVDPRRIDRPTLTAMVEAMPVAGG; encoded by the coding sequence GTGGTGTCTTCTACTGCACCCTTTGAGCGGCGGGTCGTCTTCTCGCTGGCTTCCCTTTACGCGTTCCGCATGCTCGGGTTGTTTATGTTGCTGCCGGTGCTGGCCTTGTATGGTCAGGATTATCAGCACGCCAACGCCTTTTTGCTGGGGCTGGCGATGGGTGCCTACGGGTTCAGCAACGCTTTGTTGCAAATCCCTTTTGGTGTGCTGTCTGACCGGGTAGGGCGCAAGCCGGTGATTCTGGCCGGGTTACTGATTTTTGCCGCTGGCAGTGTCGTCGCCGCGATGGCTGATAGCGTTTACGAACTGATTGCCGGCCGTTTTCTGCAGGGCTGCGGTGCTATCTCGGCCGCTGTGATGGCGTTGATGATTGACCTCACCTCGGAAGAAAAGCGCACCCGCGCCATGGCAACCATTGGTGCCTCTATTGGTGTGTCATTCTCGGTAGCGCTGGTGCTTGGCCCCTTGCTTGCCTCGCGCTGGGGAATGGCCTCCATTTTCTGGTTAACGGCATTGCTGGGGTTGGTGGGCATTTACATCCTTTACCGCGTTATTCCTGCGGTGCAGCAACCGGCGGCCAATCGGCGTGATGCCGGTGCGGTGCTGCCGCTGTTATGGAGCACGCTTAAACAGGTTGATTTGGCGCGCCTGAATGTGGGCATTTTTGTACTGCATTTTGTGCTGATGGCCAGCTTCCTGGTATTGCCCCTGCTGCTGGAGCACGAACTGGAAATCGCCCGCGATAACCTGTGGATGGTGTATTTTCCCTTGCTCGTCGGGGCGTTTATCGCCATGCTGCCTTTTATCATTGTTGCCGAGAAAAAACGCCGCATGAAGCCTGTCTTCCTGCTGGCGATTGCGCTGCTGGCGGCGATGGAATTGTTATTGATGCTGGCGCCGGATTGGCACTTTGTGATTCTGCCCGGGCTGTTTTTGTTTTTTATGGCGTTCAACCTGCTGGAAGCTACACTGCCATCCTGGGTGAGCAAGGTTGCACCGGCTGGCGCCAAAGGCACGGCCACCGGCATCTACTCCAGTTTTCAGTTTTTAGGCGCGTTTCTCGGTGGTGCGGCGGGCGGTGCGGTACTGCATCACTACGGTGTGCTCGCCGTCTTGTTAATGTGTGCGCTGCTGGTATTGTTATGGTTTGTGGTCGCCTTGTTCATGGCGCCACCACGGTATCTCGCCAGCATACTCATCCCGCTGCATGGCCGAAATGGCGAAGCGCTGGCGGCGCAGTTGCGGCAAGTTGACGGTGTGGAAGAGGTGCTGATTATCACCTCCGACCAAACCGCCTGGTTAAAAGTAGACCCGCGTCGTATTGACCGCCCAACGCTAACGGCCATGGTAGAAGCCATGCCGGTGGCAGGCGGCTGA
- a CDS encoding DNA-directed RNA polymerase subunit alpha, with product MQTAVNEFLTPRHIDVSESSPTHARVVLEPLERGFGHTLGNALRRILLSSMAGCAIVEAEIDGVLHEYSDIEGVREDVIEILLNLKGVAVIMHGKDQAVLTLSKKGPGVVTAADIQLDHDVEIKNPDHVIANITGNTELKMRLTIARGRGYQPADSRRRDDDESRAIGRLQLDASFSPVRRLAYSVESARVEQRTDLDKLVLDLETNGTIDPEEAIRRAATILQQQLAVFVDLEGEKQSVPEQKEEAIDPVLLRPVDDLELTVRSANCLKAENIYYIGDLIQRTEVELLKTPNLGKKSLTEIKDVLASRGLSLGMRLENWPPASLRND from the coding sequence ATGCAGACAGCAGTAAACGAATTTTTGACCCCGCGTCATATCGATGTTTCAGAGAGCAGCCCGACCCACGCTCGCGTGGTTCTGGAGCCTCTGGAGCGTGGTTTTGGACATACGCTTGGCAATGCTTTACGTCGCATTCTGCTTTCTTCCATGGCCGGCTGTGCCATTGTTGAGGCAGAAATTGACGGCGTGTTGCACGAGTACAGTGATATCGAAGGTGTTCGGGAGGATGTGATTGAAATCCTGCTGAACCTCAAAGGTGTTGCTGTGATCATGCACGGTAAAGACCAGGCTGTATTGACCCTGAGCAAAAAAGGCCCCGGCGTTGTAACAGCTGCGGATATTCAACTGGATCATGATGTAGAAATTAAAAATCCTGATCACGTTATTGCCAACATTACCGGCAATACCGAGTTGAAAATGCGTTTGACCATTGCTCGTGGCCGTGGTTATCAGCCAGCTGACAGCCGTCGTCGTGATGATGACGAAAGTCGTGCAATTGGCCGTTTGCAACTGGATGCTTCTTTCAGCCCGGTACGTCGTCTGGCGTACTCTGTTGAAAGTGCTCGTGTTGAACAGCGCACCGACCTGGATAAGCTGGTTCTGGACCTGGAAACCAACGGTACCATTGATCCGGAAGAAGCGATTCGTCGTGCAGCTACTATTCTGCAACAGCAACTGGCTGTATTCGTTGATCTTGAAGGCGAAAAACAATCAGTTCCTGAGCAGAAAGAAGAAGCTATCGATCCGGTGTTGTTGCGTCCGGTTGATGATCTGGAATTGACCGTGCGTTCAGCTAACTGCCTGAAAGCTGAAAACATCTATTACATTGGCGATTTGATTCAGCGCACTGAAGTTGAGCTGTTGAAAACACCAAACCTCGGTAAGAAATCTCTTACTGAAATTAAAGATGTTCTGGCTTCTCGCGGTTTGTCTTTAGGTATGCGTTTGGAAAATTGGCCACCGGCCAGTTTGCGAAACGATTAA
- the rpsD gene encoding 30S ribosomal protein S4: MARYIGPVCKLSRREGTDLFLKSGARALDSKCKIETAPGQHGQRRGRLSDYGVQLREKQKVRRIYGVLEKQFRGYYKEAARRKGASGENLLKLLESRLDNVVYRMGFGSTRAESRQLVSHKAIIVNGKTVNVASYQVAAGDVVAVREKAKNQLRIQNAINLAGQRSNVEWVEVNAEKKEGVFKRIPDRADLPADINENLIVELYSK; this comes from the coding sequence ATGGCACGTTATATTGGTCCAGTTTGTAAGTTATCCCGTCGCGAAGGCACTGACCTCTTCCTGAAGAGCGGTGCTCGTGCGCTGGATTCCAAGTGTAAAATTGAAACCGCACCGGGTCAGCACGGCCAGCGTCGTGGACGCTTGTCCGACTACGGTGTTCAGTTGCGTGAAAAGCAAAAAGTTCGTCGTATTTACGGCGTACTTGAAAAGCAATTCCGTGGCTACTACAAAGAAGCTGCCCGTCGTAAAGGCGCTAGCGGTGAAAACCTGTTGAAGTTGCTCGAATCCCGTCTCGATAACGTTGTTTATCGTATGGGCTTTGGTTCAACTCGTGCGGAATCCCGCCAATTGGTTTCTCACAAAGCTATTATCGTAAACGGTAAAACCGTTAACGTAGCTTCTTACCAGGTCGCCGCTGGTGACGTTGTTGCTGTTCGCGAAAAAGCCAAGAACCAATTGCGTATCCAAAACGCAATTAACCTGGCTGGTCAGCGCAGCAATGTTGAGTGGGTTGAAGTAAACGCAGAGAAGAAAGAAGGCGTGTTCAAGCGCATTCCGGATCGTGCTGATTTACCAGCTGACATCAACGAAAACCTCATCGTCGAGCTTTACTCCAAGTAA
- the uvrA gene encoding excinuclease ABC subunit UvrA has translation MDTIIVRGARTHNLKNIDLDIPRDKLVVITGPSGSGKSSLAFDTLYAEGQRRYVESLSTYARQFLSMMEKPDVDHVEGLSPAISIEQKSTSHNPRSTVGTITEIYDYLRLLYARVGEPRCPIHHEPLTAQTVSEMVDTVLAMPEGTALMLLAPVVRDRKGEHLHIIEQLKRDGFIRVRVNGLLCDLDDTPKLDKKKKHSIEVVVDRFKVREDIKLRLAESFETALKLSEGIAAISPMDGKGADRLFSSKHACPVCDYSLTELEPRLFSFNNPAGACPGCDGLGLKQFFDEEKVILNPEASLTDGAIRGWDKRNVYYFHMLASLSDHYGFSVDTPWKKLKAGFKNAILNGSGSDVIEFTYINDRGDVYQRSHAFEGVLPNMERRYRDTESSMVREELAKFLSSQPCPDCNGTRLRTEARNVFIDERTLPEIADLPIATAYDYFQQLAFTGRKAGIADKILKELRDRFRFLVDVGLNYLTLSRSADTLSGGEAQRIRLASQIGAGLVGVMYILDEPSIGLHQRDNERLLKTLTHLRDIGNTVIVVEHDEDAIRQADHVIDIGPGAGVHGGMVIAQGNVKAIMANKDSITGQYLSGAKAIEVPSERHPFDTANVLRLEGATGNNLKDVTLEIPVGLMTCVTGVSGSGKSTLINATLHPLAATALNGASTLKPAAHTAVHGLDLFDKCVDIDQSPIGRTPRSNPATYTGIFTPVRELFAGTQEARSRGYQPGRFSFNVKGGRCEACQGDGVTKVEMHFLPDVYVPCDVCKGKRYNRETLDVKYKGKNIHEVLDMTVEDAHNFFEAVPSIEKKLQTLIDVGLSYIRLGQAATTLSGGEAQRVKLAKELSKRDTGKTLYILDEPTTGLHFYDIQQLLNVLHRLRDHGNTVVVIEHNLDVIKTADWIVDLGPEGGSGGGEIIATGTPEDIAELEHSHTGRFLKPMLANTRKTAKGISKRKK, from the coding sequence ATGGATACCATTATTGTCAGGGGTGCTCGCACCCACAATTTGAAAAACATTGATCTGGATATCCCCCGCGACAAGCTGGTTGTCATCACCGGCCCTTCCGGGTCCGGCAAGTCGTCTCTGGCGTTTGACACGCTCTACGCCGAGGGCCAGCGCCGTTACGTTGAGTCGCTGTCCACCTATGCCCGTCAGTTTTTGTCGATGATGGAAAAGCCCGATGTGGATCATGTGGAAGGCCTGAGCCCTGCCATCTCCATCGAGCAAAAATCTACCTCGCACAACCCGCGCTCTACCGTGGGCACCATTACCGAAATTTATGATTACCTGCGTTTGCTGTATGCCCGCGTGGGTGAACCGCGCTGCCCCATTCACCACGAACCGCTTACTGCCCAGACCGTGAGCGAGATGGTCGATACCGTGCTGGCAATGCCCGAAGGTACCGCGCTGATGTTGCTGGCGCCGGTGGTGCGCGATCGCAAGGGCGAGCACCTGCACATTATTGAGCAACTGAAACGCGATGGCTTTATCCGCGTTCGCGTCAACGGTCTGCTGTGCGATCTCGACGATACGCCCAAGCTCGACAAGAAGAAAAAGCACAGCATCGAAGTGGTGGTTGACCGCTTTAAAGTCCGGGAAGATATCAAACTGCGTTTGGCAGAATCCTTTGAAACCGCATTGAAGCTGTCGGAAGGCATTGCCGCTATCAGCCCAATGGATGGCAAGGGCGCCGATCGCCTGTTTTCTTCCAAGCACGCCTGCCCGGTATGTGATTACAGCCTGACCGAGCTGGAACCCCGCCTGTTTTCCTTTAATAACCCGGCCGGTGCTTGCCCTGGTTGTGATGGTTTGGGATTGAAGCAATTCTTCGACGAAGAAAAAGTAATCCTGAACCCGGAAGCCTCATTAACCGATGGCGCTATTCGCGGCTGGGACAAGCGCAATGTTTACTATTTCCATATGTTGGCGTCGCTGTCAGACCATTACGGTTTCAGTGTCGACACCCCTTGGAAAAAACTGAAAGCCGGTTTTAAAAATGCCATTTTGAACGGCTCCGGCAGCGACGTTATCGAGTTCACGTACATCAATGATCGTGGTGATGTGTATCAGCGCAGCCATGCCTTTGAGGGCGTGCTGCCGAACATGGAACGCCGCTACCGCGATACAGAATCCAGCATGGTGCGCGAGGAACTGGCGAAATTCCTGTCCAGCCAACCCTGCCCGGATTGCAACGGCACCCGCCTGCGTACCGAAGCGCGCAACGTGTTTATTGATGAGCGCACCCTGCCGGAGATTGCCGATTTACCGATCGCTACCGCTTACGATTATTTTCAGCAGCTGGCGTTCACCGGCCGCAAAGCCGGCATCGCCGACAAGATTTTGAAAGAGCTGCGCGATCGCTTCCGCTTTCTGGTGGATGTAGGCCTGAATTACCTGACGCTCAGCCGCAGCGCCGATACGCTGTCCGGCGGTGAAGCCCAGCGTATCCGCCTCGCCAGCCAGATTGGCGCCGGTCTTGTGGGCGTTATGTACATTCTCGACGAGCCGTCTATCGGCCTGCATCAGCGCGATAACGAGCGCCTGCTGAAAACCCTGACCCATCTGCGCGATATTGGTAACACCGTTATTGTGGTTGAGCACGATGAAGATGCTATTCGTCAGGCCGACCACGTAATTGATATTGGCCCGGGCGCCGGCGTTCACGGCGGCATGGTGATTGCCCAGGGCAATGTTAAAGCGATTATGGCCAACAAGGACTCCATCACCGGCCAATACCTTAGTGGCGCCAAAGCCATTGAAGTACCGTCAGAACGCCATCCTTTTGATACGGCCAATGTATTGCGGCTTGAAGGCGCTACCGGCAACAACCTGAAAGATGTCACCTTGGAGATTCCGGTCGGTTTGATGACCTGCGTTACCGGTGTATCCGGCTCCGGCAAATCGACGCTGATCAACGCCACCCTGCACCCGCTGGCAGCGACCGCACTGAACGGCGCCAGCACCCTGAAACCGGCTGCCCACACCGCTGTTCACGGGCTGGATCTGTTTGATAAGTGCGTGGACATCGACCAAAGCCCTATTGGCCGCACACCGCGCTCCAACCCCGCCACCTACACCGGTATTTTTACACCGGTGCGTGAGTTGTTTGCCGGCACCCAGGAAGCGCGCTCACGCGGTTACCAGCCAGGCCGCTTCAGCTTTAACGTCAAAGGCGGCCGCTGCGAGGCTTGTCAGGGCGATGGCGTAACCAAGGTAGAGATGCACTTCCTGCCCGACGTTTACGTGCCCTGTGACGTTTGCAAGGGCAAGCGTTACAACCGCGAAACCCTCGACGTGAAATACAAAGGCAAGAATATCCATGAAGTACTGGATATGACGGTAGAAGACGCGCACAACTTCTTTGAAGCGGTGCCATCTATTGAGAAGAAACTGCAAACCCTGATCGACGTAGGCCTTTCCTACATCCGCCTGGGGCAGGCAGCGACGACGCTTTCCGGCGGCGAAGCCCAGCGGGTAAAACTCGCCAAAGAGCTGTCCAAGCGCGATACCGGCAAGACCTTATATATTCTCGACGAACCCACCACCGGTTTGCACTTCTACGATATCCAGCAACTGTTGAATGTGCTGCATCGTCTGCGCGATCACGGCAATACCGTAGTGGTTATTGAGCATAATCTGGATGTGATTAAAACCGCCGACTGGATTGTCGATCTGGGCCCGGAAGGCGGTAGCGGCGGCGGTGAAATTATTGCCACCGGCACGCCGGAAGATATTGCAGAACTGGAACACTCTCACACGGGCCGCTTCCTTAAACCCATGCTGGCAAACACCCGCAAAACAGCCAAAGGGATCAGTAAGCGTAAAAAATAA
- the secY gene encoding preprotein translocase subunit SecY, producing the protein MATPNLPLANQRGLGELWARLRFLFLAIVVYRIGTHIPVPGLDPERIANLFNQSQGTILGLFNMFSGGALERMSILALGIMPYISASIIMQLLAAVTPSLEQLKKEGDAGRRKINQYTRYFTVVLATVQGLAMTVGFSSYAYGGEPGFSFYFIGIVSLVTGAVFMMWLGEQVTERGIGNGISMLIFAGIVAGLPGAIGQTFESARQGDLHLLMVLVIAALALAVIWFVVRIERGQRRITVNYAKRQQGYAAQSSHLPLKVNMAGVIPAIFASSILLFPASIAQWFGQGGEGLGSEILQEIALALGQGQPLNILLFAVMIAFFCFFYTALMFNPKEVADNLKKSGAYIPGIRPGEQSAKYIDSVLTRLTVVGAIYMSAVCLLPQFLIVATNVPFYLGGTSLLIVVVVVMDFMSQVQAHLMSHQYDSLMKKSNLKGYGSGNVR; encoded by the coding sequence ATGGCAACTCCGAATCTGCCGTTAGCCAATCAAAGAGGCTTGGGCGAGCTATGGGCTCGCCTTCGCTTTCTGTTTTTAGCTATCGTCGTTTACCGTATCGGTACTCATATTCCGGTTCCAGGACTGGATCCAGAGCGTATCGCTAACCTGTTTAACCAAAGCCAGGGAACCATCCTGGGTTTGTTTAACATGTTCTCCGGTGGTGCTCTGGAGCGTATGAGTATTCTGGCATTGGGTATCATGCCTTACATTTCTGCTTCCATTATCATGCAGCTACTGGCTGCGGTAACTCCGTCACTGGAGCAGTTGAAGAAAGAAGGTGATGCAGGCCGTAGAAAAATCAATCAGTACACCCGTTACTTTACGGTAGTTCTTGCTACTGTTCAGGGTCTGGCGATGACTGTCGGCTTTTCATCCTACGCTTACGGTGGTGAACCAGGATTCTCTTTCTACTTCATCGGTATCGTATCTCTGGTAACAGGCGCGGTATTTATGATGTGGCTGGGTGAGCAAGTTACCGAGCGCGGAATTGGTAATGGTATTTCCATGCTGATTTTTGCCGGTATCGTTGCCGGATTGCCTGGAGCGATCGGTCAAACGTTCGAAAGCGCGCGTCAGGGTGATCTGCACCTGTTAATGGTTCTGGTTATTGCCGCACTGGCTTTGGCTGTTATCTGGTTTGTTGTACGTATTGAGCGCGGTCAGCGCCGCATTACGGTAAACTATGCCAAGCGCCAGCAAGGTTACGCCGCACAAAGCAGCCACTTGCCGTTAAAAGTGAATATGGCTGGTGTAATCCCGGCGATTTTTGCCAGTAGTATTCTGTTGTTCCCTGCGTCCATTGCGCAGTGGTTCGGTCAGGGTGGCGAAGGTCTCGGTAGTGAAATTCTTCAGGAAATTGCGCTGGCACTTGGCCAGGGTCAACCACTGAACATTTTACTGTTTGCGGTAATGATTGCGTTTTTCTGCTTCTTCTACACGGCGTTGATGTTCAACCCGAAAGAAGTTGCCGATAACCTGAAAAAATCCGGCGCGTATATTCCTGGTATTCGTCCCGGTGAGCAATCTGCCAAATATATTGATAGTGTTCTGACCCGGTTAACTGTGGTAGGCGCTATTTATATGTCGGCCGTTTGTCTCCTGCCACAGTTCCTGATCGTTGCTACCAATGTGCCTTTTTATCTCGGTGGCACATCGTTACTGATCGTGGTGGTTGTGGTTATGGACTTTATGTCTCAGGTCCAGGCACATCTGATGTCTCATCAGTATGATTCACTGATGAAGAAGTCAAACTTAAAGGGATATGGCAGCGGAAACGTTCGCTAA